The genomic window ATTTTTTCGGTGTATGCATAGAAACTTTGGGTCATGACTCCTTCATTTTTCccacagaaaacaaccatttaaagtgttttataataacacacattaaatagtttgatttaaaaaaatccgtgTGGAATATCAGTTTtaacgaaaaataataaaaacaacctataaatctcatttatataaatattttaagggaaAATGTTTAAGACAAAATTACCTAGCAcccctcttttgaacctggtcgtTTTTTGGGGAGGGCGTCATATAAGAGAGTCTTACTTTATAACCtaaacatcaaaaaagttttttaaggcTCAAAGAGAGTAGATAGGGAGTTgagatataaatcaaaaagtgactggcatctcaaaaaacaactatacgaataaaaacgttttctaaatttattcaaaattataaaagttattggtaaaaaagaaatcggtgaaattTGCAGcttcgttttttatttttcaggtgcaaaaaaaataaaaaaagaatttccaatggaatattgaatttgtagataaaataaaagtttgtagaaatttgtctggagattcatTTGCATATAAGTTTGACACATAGAAACCGAGTTCAACCGAAATATCTGTcgttttctgaataatttttcaatctttttcattttttttttaaaatcaaacctcaattttcaatttttaagaagaaatgcaaCAAAACGATGCAATTATGacatacaatttttaaacaataatattacaatagaactttttcattcaaatcattctttacataatttttgcaatatttgtaaaaatgaaccagttatcgagaattattttttcgacgacagtacaaaaaaaatctttttagatTTGTGTACCTCTTAACAATGTCAATAACTTCTATGTactaccttttttattttttgcaaaatagttttttttgcatttttcttagcaaatttcgatttggcaattttttgaaaaaaaataaacttatcacGGAGACAAATTATTTCATGCATATacgttggtatgttatttgaagattataacacatttttttttataaattaataataatcattttatataatgtagtACAGGcactaaattattatgtattatagaaTATCCTACCGCTCGCCCACTCGCCAAAGGggtctaaaaaataaagaaaattacattgACTATAGCTACAGTGATTTTTTGACTCCCTTCTTGGGCCGAGCAACACctgcaggggcgtccacaggattacaTTTTGGGTAgggattggtttttggaattcttttgaaaaaatatccaaaaaatttaatttctagcaaaaaaaattaaatctattaaaaaaaagaaattacttctttttttgggCTGGAGGTGtgtacagcccctccagcccagcCCTTGCAAATGCACCTGGCCGAGTAACCCTTTGGTAGTAATTATACAAATagcctctttaaaaaaaaaaaggaaaattgaatcCAGATGACATTTGTCTTCTAAGACgaataattatcgtcaatttctgtcaacaaattattctgataaatCCTTTGGATACGccacaaattgcaattaaaatgaataaaaaatcattcgTCACCatgaaagaattataaattaatagaggACATATTACGGCCAAACTAAGTTTCttatctcaaataaaatattttttttcagtattgtttttatgtgaaatcaacagatattatttaaataccttGAGTAAGGCTTATTGTGAAGAAAACAAACGATAATAACTGTCATATTATCACAACCAAAACCGCTCATTCCAGAATCTTCGGATAAACATCTATTCATTAACTTTTCACAAATCACTTCTGGTTGTTGATTCAATGCAATTCTAGACGCAACAAAGTTGACTACTtcctaaattaatttagaaaatgaatagaaatatgGACAAGGTATCATTAAAATGAGGTTATTATTACTTCATTGCTCAAAACGTCCCAAATACCATCACAcgccaaaacaacaaaattcCAAGAATCGTCAATCTCCTTTTCAACGATTTCAGGAAAGCAGGAAACGATTTGTTTCTCAGGAGGTAGAGTGGCATTTTTCTTGAACTCAAAGTCTCCAAGGGCTCTGCTCAAAGCCAGATTTCCGTTCACCCTATTGAATTCCACATAGCCACCAGCACTTTCAATACGATGTTGCTCTTTAGGATCAAAGGGCTTGTGATCTTCACTCAGTCCTATTGTTTCATCTCCCCTGAAACCAACACAGCGAGAATCCCCGACATTCGAAAcgtacatagtttttttttcgcGTATTAAAGCCGTAATTGCTGTAGATCCAGATGTTTCTTGTTGTAGAGATTCGTCTTCCTTCATAGCAGCGTCACACTCTAAAAAACCTTCTTCAATTGCGGTTTTATAATCTCCAGAAGCATACTCCGGTCGACGTAAAACGTACTTGTGCAAGTTTTTGGATAAACTGTCTGCGATTCTAGAACCTCCATGGCCATCATACACTAAACAAAAATAACGATCATAATGGTGTACTAAACAAAATGCTACTAaatcagggatgtccaacccgTTGCCTGCATTAaggcccactactcattctcgcTTCaagtagtatattttttagcaaattatCACAATATCCTCAAAATTCGTTCagacatagaaaaaatatttccctaatatagaaaagatttttaaaggatttattttctaaaaacaaacgCCTCAAAATAGGGTTGTCGGATCGGCCTTTTTTGAAGCAGATTGcccttaaaaaattagatttggcctaaatttgtaataaataagaatgtttTTAATGGCTTTGTTTTACgaagccatttttcatgaaattaaatttaatagattcTATGGcccattaaatatttcaagtgacaATGCGGCCTATTATATTATGAGGTTGGATTTCCCTATACTACACCATACCTCCGAAAAATGACGCATCTGGATCTTCGTTCAACTGTAGTATATGAGTATGAGAGTCTTCCATATAAATTCGCCATCCCTGCATGCAACTCGACCCCATTTTAAGGAAATCGTTTTCAGCAGATGATGACTGTTTATTCGTTACGGGTTCACTCAATGTTTGCCCCATTTTACCGGATGTGGTTTTTAATCCTTTAAATCGAGCTTTTCTGAAAAGATACaaattgatttcataataaataattcatatatatatatatagtataaatagcctatttcaaaatcattgtacttttttgacaggGAAATCCTTATGATATCCGACAGCACGGTAAAACATTCGTGTATAGAGTCAGAAGAATCAACCCAAGagttcattattaaaattaaaacaatagagAAAGATGTTACTCAGTTCtgtaattaaaagtttatacGACTGATAGATTTATGTACAGAAGAGAACATGAAgagataatataataaactattagTAGAGCAGCCATCACCAATTTAAACACTGATcacttttttccttctctctataattttatcaataataacaataaatatatattacagcTACAATGTACTAGGCGATTGTCATATAGATAAATGTAACACTTGAAGAGGAAGATATACCAGCCGCTCTTAACATTATTGTGACTTcccttcattttttgaaaagttgataCACAGAGGATTTGTTGTCGTACAAATGTAAATTGATAGATgttaattattctataatattatacaaattgtgGGATTTGTATGAGATGCGAACTTTAGCCATACAGAgtttaaacatgaaataaaagttgtctAGTATTCGGAGTTACTTACGAAGGGTTATGTTTAATTCTTATAAGACCAGAGCCCTGGGCTCTAGagaataagtaaatttttggctaataaatatactttttttattataagaataataaagaaaatcgaATCCCAGTATCTATTGGTTTCAGTCTGGAATTTCTAGACCGGTCTCTGTTGGACTGGACAATTTGGTCCTTTATTAAAGTTCATTCTAGATCAGTTCGACGGGAAAAATCGGgttagatcggtccaaaggaaaaaatcattcttatcTAAGGCATCCGCCCATAGGGCCTAGCTAGAAGTGTTGAATTTCAGGCTGGAAATCCTAGAAAGGTCTGAGACCATTGATTTTTGTTGGACTGGAGTAattagtttcttttaaaaaggtcGTTCTAGATCGGTCGAaaggaaaaaatcggtctagaccag from Lepeophtheirus salmonis chromosome 1, UVic_Lsal_1.4, whole genome shotgun sequence includes these protein-coding regions:
- the LOC121132041 gene encoding probable protein phosphatase 2C T23F11.1 isoform X1: MNSWVDSSDSIHECFTVLSDIIRISLSKKKARFKGLKTTSGKMGQTLSEPVTNKQSSSAENDFLKMGSSCMQGWRIYMEDSHTHILQLNEDPDASFFGVYDGHGGSRIADSLSKNLHKYVLRRPEYASGDYKTAIEEGFLECDAAMKEDESLQQETSGSTAITALIREKKTMYVSNVGDSRCVGFRGDETIGLSEDHKPFDPKEQHRIESAGGYVEFNRVNGNLALSRALGDFEFKKNATLPPEKQIVSCFPEIVEKEIDDSWNFVVLACDGIWDVLSNEEVVNFVASRIALNQQPEVICEKLMNRCLSEDSGMSGFGCDNMTVIIVCFLHNKPYSRLVERCASYISKLKAKWSEEAIAEDEAGETNEGDKLVSRRIISSSDSDDEVEEDKKSKKKADDNKKPSKEEDDEAFSSSPITSQDEEGETKENTPIEDSFKNLTISSSDESSSSNNCSQANEPSTPTTLSDETPAASATNTADN
- the LOC121132041 gene encoding probable protein phosphatase 2C T23F11.1 isoform X2, which encodes MGQTLSEPVTNKQSSSAENDFLKMGSSCMQGWRIYMEDSHTHILQLNEDPDASFFGVYDGHGGSRIADSLSKNLHKYVLRRPEYASGDYKTAIEEGFLECDAAMKEDESLQQETSGSTAITALIREKKTMYVSNVGDSRCVGFRGDETIGLSEDHKPFDPKEQHRIESAGGYVEFNRVNGNLALSRALGDFEFKKNATLPPEKQIVSCFPEIVEKEIDDSWNFVVLACDGIWDVLSNEEVVNFVASRIALNQQPEVICEKLMNRCLSEDSGMSGFGCDNMTVIIVCFLHNKPYSRLVERCASYISKLKAKWSEEAIAEDEAGETNEGDKLVSRRIISSSDSDDEVEEDKKSKKKADDNKKPSKEEDDEAFSSSPITSQDEEGETKENTPIEDSFKNLTISSSDESSSSNNCSQANEPSTPTTLSDETPAASATNTADN